A genomic window from Agrobacterium tumefaciens includes:
- a CDS encoding Gfo/Idh/MocA family oxidoreductase, whose translation MKIAVAGLGFRLANVIASFRKACPELEIVGLMDPQPAGLPAILSSGLQEPQRFETMEAMLTQTQPDLLMVGSPNLFHLDHITAGLRAGVRVFTEKPVVIDEDQTMRMARLLAEYGSDSVMVGLVLRYSDLYRDLRAAQAEGHIGSITSIEASEHIAPYHGAFFMRDWRRHTRYAGPFILEKCCHDIDLYGSVVGERAMAVASFGGRKSFVVENSPDRLSAFQQQEFYKKPSGWLESAAVFESDGDIIDYQTAIVEYQSGATMSFHTNLNVPDQFRRFCVIGSKGMAEGDFIRNRFEVHSAVTGEKLVERRYEGHESDHYGADDQMASDIYRHLTEAASLPVNIVAALEAGLVAIKIDEARRARRTIELAETWQRFDDALHTSHAAA comes from the coding sequence ATGAAAATCGCAGTCGCCGGGCTTGGCTTTCGGCTTGCCAATGTCATTGCCTCCTTCCGCAAGGCCTGCCCCGAATTGGAAATCGTCGGCCTGATGGATCCCCAGCCTGCGGGACTGCCGGCCATTCTGTCTTCCGGTCTGCAGGAGCCGCAACGTTTCGAGACCATGGAGGCGATGTTGACGCAGACGCAGCCGGATCTCCTCATGGTCGGCTCGCCCAATCTTTTCCATCTGGATCATATCACCGCCGGATTGCGCGCAGGCGTACGGGTTTTCACGGAAAAGCCAGTGGTTATAGATGAAGACCAGACGATGAGGATGGCACGGCTGCTCGCTGAGTATGGCAGTGACAGCGTTATGGTGGGCCTCGTACTGCGTTATTCTGACCTCTACAGGGATCTGCGTGCGGCACAGGCTGAAGGTCACATCGGATCGATCACGTCGATTGAGGCATCCGAGCATATCGCACCTTATCACGGCGCCTTTTTCATGCGCGATTGGCGGCGGCATACGCGCTACGCAGGCCCCTTCATCCTGGAAAAATGCTGCCACGACATCGATCTATATGGCAGCGTTGTAGGGGAGCGGGCGATGGCCGTCGCCAGCTTTGGAGGCCGAAAGTCCTTCGTTGTGGAAAACAGTCCAGATCGGCTCTCCGCGTTTCAGCAGCAGGAGTTCTATAAAAAGCCCAGCGGTTGGCTCGAGAGCGCCGCCGTCTTCGAGAGCGATGGTGACATTATCGACTATCAGACCGCGATCGTCGAATATCAGAGCGGGGCGACGATGTCGTTTCATACCAACCTCAACGTTCCCGATCAGTTTCGCCGCTTCTGCGTTATCGGCAGCAAGGGAATGGCCGAGGGTGATTTCATCCGCAATCGCTTCGAGGTTCATTCCGCCGTAACGGGTGAAAAGCTTGTCGAGCGGCGTTACGAAGGGCATGAAAGCGATCACTATGGCGCCGATGATCAGATGGCCTCGGATATCTACAGGCATCTGACAGAGGCTGCATCGTTGCCCGTCAATATCGTCGCGGCTTTGGAGGCGGGGCTCGTGGCAATCAAGATCGATGAGGCACGTCGTGCCCGACGTACCATCGAGCTTGCCGAAACCTGGCAGCGCTTCGACGACGCGCTCCATACCTCACATGCTGCTGCTTGA
- a CDS encoding GNAT family N-acetyltransferase, with amino-acid sequence MTMPALSSSVIIRNAQPSDEAAILDICLRTADRGQDGSHCYSDPRLPGLVWALPYVRFCAKNAFVLTKDGAVMGYCVAAADTTTYEDWLEAEWWPHMQEELLDFSPRTAEDENILSYIQNAPRTPSQVKDLYPAHLHINLLPEVQNGGHGSMLLRHQLDALHRSGVGGVHLGVNQHNEKVVGFYAKFGFVELDRTPSILMGKRLVR; translated from the coding sequence ATGACCATGCCAGCCCTTTCATCGTCCGTCATCATCCGCAACGCCCAACCGTCCGATGAGGCGGCGATCCTCGACATCTGCCTGCGCACTGCCGATCGGGGTCAGGACGGATCGCATTGCTATAGCGACCCGCGACTTCCAGGTTTGGTATGGGCCCTGCCCTATGTTCGCTTCTGTGCAAAAAATGCCTTCGTGCTGACGAAGGACGGAGCCGTCATGGGCTACTGCGTCGCGGCAGCCGATACGACTACCTATGAAGACTGGCTTGAGGCCGAATGGTGGCCGCACATGCAGGAAGAGCTTCTCGATTTCTCACCACGAACGGCAGAGGATGAGAATATTCTTTCCTACATTCAAAACGCGCCACGGACACCTTCTCAGGTGAAGGACCTCTATCCCGCTCATCTGCATATCAACCTTCTGCCCGAAGTTCAAAATGGCGGTCACGGATCAATGCTACTGCGACATCAACTGGATGCGTTGCATAGGTCAGGCGTGGGAGGCGTCCATCTGGGCGTGAACCAGCACAACGAAAAGGTCGTCGGCTTTTACGCTAAATTCGGCTTCGTGGAATTGGATCGAACACCATCGATCCTGATGGGCAAGCGGCTAGTTAGATGA